One part of the Sporosarcina ureae genome encodes these proteins:
- a CDS encoding DNA translocase FtsK: protein MSWLRNMKRRLQQMEEGNEKDEPLYEQKTPGNNNEIYNEKLNEKNDEKLDENKKTNFRFPIVSDYEIYGWEPQTHHDEYTKDYLQDEIVEEPYEIIPLQQNERWPGRFETNGKVYRAETRREFARIIPPTSNPLPLPFSGGKPERNLHAEPQRIEPYESKHPAEPQEPSYQQQEPVKIEKPKKMRRPFTPTHVPSPIYGLKSSSPISEAMESVIEKKDMKDQELHGQLEDLDEELPLSLITNQQPSEAPLFASSSEKRQPKVTSTEEHTEEIEETVSFASETEPEEDMVHVEQTEEESVAEEVVEEAEHDNDYSETEEIIIEPEESLVVSAVTEELEQTEEATEVKVEVKEPEHVATETKEFVETPEEPIIVPVDEDVEEQEVEEMASEMDDIEKQEEPIKKEKIVPFNVLMLKSDKERLAARVEELIAENAAKKQSVEESFEVEKDQVQQPAVEQAEALEQLQPVVEEQQTVIVEPRAEDSEAIAKESQVVVTETVASTSETIVEESEAEIVEEEPPHYGFPTMQYLAPPEEEIIDEEWLASQSETLEDTLSHFAVQATVVQAVQGPAVTMFELTVMQGTKVSKIRNLTDDLKLALAARDIRIQAPIPGTSMIGIEIPNRKTRAVRISEVIDSDAFMNSDSPLEAVLGLSLTGEPQTIDLRKMPHGMIAGATGSGKSVCINSILISLLYKASHHDLKLLLIDPKMVELAPYNGIPHLLSPVITDVKAATAALKWAVNEMERRYELFAHSAVRNIERYNEMVMESRRFSLKMPYILVVIDELADLMMMAPADVEVSISRITQKARACGIHLIIATQRPSVDVITGTIKANIPTRIAFAVSSQVDSRTILDSVGADRLLGKGDMLYLGNGQSAPVRLQGTFVTDDEIERIIEHVRNEAEPNYLFGQDDLLAAAVQEEESDPLFEQACSFVIEQGSASTSSLQRHFSIGYNRAAKLIDRMEANQFISEQRGSRARDVFLTEQAFESFMK from the coding sequence TTGAGCTGGTTACGGAATATGAAAAGACGCCTTCAGCAAATGGAAGAAGGCAATGAAAAAGATGAACCTTTATATGAACAAAAAACTCCTGGAAATAACAATGAAATATACAATGAAAAACTTAATGAAAAAAACGATGAAAAACTTGATGAAAATAAAAAAACGAACTTTAGATTTCCGATAGTTTCTGACTATGAAATTTACGGATGGGAACCACAGACCCATCATGATGAATATACAAAAGATTATTTGCAAGATGAAATAGTTGAAGAACCATATGAAATTATTCCTTTGCAACAGAATGAACGTTGGCCGGGCCGTTTTGAGACCAATGGTAAAGTGTATCGTGCGGAAACTAGACGTGAATTTGCACGCATTATTCCGCCTACATCTAATCCGTTACCTCTTCCGTTTTCTGGTGGGAAGCCTGAACGGAATTTACATGCAGAGCCGCAGCGAATCGAACCATATGAATCTAAGCATCCTGCAGAACCACAGGAACCTTCATATCAGCAACAGGAACCTGTGAAAATTGAAAAGCCAAAGAAAATGAGAAGACCATTCACGCCTACACATGTGCCGTCTCCTATCTATGGACTGAAAAGTAGTTCACCAATTAGTGAAGCTATGGAGTCGGTTATAGAAAAGAAAGATATGAAAGATCAAGAATTACACGGACAGCTAGAAGATCTTGATGAGGAATTGCCACTATCTTTGATTACCAATCAACAACCAAGCGAAGCACCGCTATTCGCTAGTTCATCAGAAAAAAGACAGCCAAAAGTGACTTCTACAGAAGAACATACTGAAGAAATCGAAGAAACGGTTTCTTTTGCATCTGAAACAGAGCCCGAAGAAGATATGGTTCACGTTGAGCAGACAGAAGAAGAGTCAGTGGCAGAAGAAGTAGTGGAAGAAGCTGAACATGACAACGATTATTCTGAAACAGAAGAAATCATTATAGAGCCAGAAGAGTCACTTGTAGTCTCTGCCGTAACAGAAGAACTAGAGCAAACAGAAGAAGCAACGGAAGTGAAAGTAGAAGTAAAAGAGCCTGAGCATGTGGCAACTGAAACAAAGGAATTTGTAGAGACACCTGAAGAACCAATAATTGTTCCAGTGGACGAAGACGTTGAAGAGCAAGAAGTAGAAGAAATGGCATCCGAAATGGATGATATAGAAAAGCAAGAAGAACCGATCAAGAAAGAAAAAATTGTACCATTTAATGTGTTGATGCTTAAATCTGATAAAGAAAGATTAGCTGCTAGAGTAGAAGAGCTAATTGCAGAAAATGCCGCAAAGAAACAATCAGTGGAAGAGTCGTTTGAAGTAGAAAAGGATCAAGTTCAGCAGCCTGCAGTGGAACAAGCAGAAGCGCTAGAACAACTACAACCCGTAGTTGAAGAACAACAGACTGTGATAGTAGAACCACGCGCGGAGGACTCGGAAGCCATTGCGAAAGAGTCTCAAGTCGTAGTGACAGAAACTGTTGCGTCAACTTCCGAAACGATTGTAGAAGAATCAGAGGCGGAAATAGTTGAAGAAGAACCGCCACATTATGGATTCCCAACTATGCAGTACCTTGCACCTCCAGAAGAAGAAATAATAGATGAAGAGTGGCTTGCATCGCAATCTGAAACATTAGAAGATACTCTTTCTCACTTCGCTGTACAAGCGACTGTCGTACAAGCGGTTCAAGGACCTGCTGTGACGATGTTTGAATTAACTGTAATGCAGGGAACAAAAGTCAGTAAGATTCGAAACTTAACTGATGACTTAAAATTGGCTTTGGCGGCTAGGGATATTCGTATCCAAGCACCCATTCCAGGAACAAGTATGATTGGTATTGAAATCCCGAATCGTAAAACACGTGCTGTTCGAATTTCAGAGGTTATTGATAGTGACGCATTCATGAATTCCGACTCACCTTTAGAGGCAGTGCTCGGACTAAGCTTGACAGGGGAGCCGCAAACGATTGATTTGCGGAAGATGCCACACGGGATGATTGCTGGTGCAACAGGTTCCGGTAAATCCGTATGTATCAACTCTATACTGATCAGTTTGCTGTATAAAGCTTCACATCATGACTTGAAATTATTACTTATTGATCCTAAAATGGTTGAGCTAGCACCGTATAACGGTATTCCTCACTTGTTGAGTCCTGTTATTACGGATGTTAAAGCAGCCACTGCCGCGTTGAAATGGGCAGTCAATGAGATGGAAAGACGCTATGAATTATTCGCGCATTCCGCAGTACGTAATATAGAACGTTATAACGAAATGGTCATGGAATCACGCCGTTTCTCTTTAAAGATGCCTTATATCTTAGTAGTGATCGACGAATTAGCTGATCTAATGATGATGGCTCCTGCAGATGTAGAAGTGTCGATTAGCCGAATTACGCAAAAAGCAAGAGCTTGCGGTATTCATTTGATCATTGCGACACAGCGGCCTTCTGTTGACGTCATTACCGGAACGATCAAAGCTAACATCCCAACACGCATTGCATTCGCTGTTTCCTCACAGGTGGATTCAAGGACCATCTTGGATTCGGTAGGGGCAGATCGTCTACTTGGTAAAGGGGATATGTTGTACTTAGGGAATGGTCAATCAGCGCCTGTCCGTCTTCAGGGGACGTTTGTCACGGATGATGAAATCGAGCGTATAATAGAACATGTTCGTAATGAAGCAGAACCGAATTACTTATTCGGCCAAGATGATTTGCTGGCGGCCGCTGTCCAAGAAGAGGAATCGGATCCGTTATTTGAGCAAGCCTGCAGCTTTGTCATAGAGCAGGGGAGTGCATCGACCTCGTCATTACAGCGCCATTTCAGCATCGGGTACAATCGGGCGGCGAAGTTAATTGACCGAATGGAAGCCAATCAATTTATATCTGAACAAAGAGGAAGCAGAGCGCGCGATGTCTTTTTGACTGAACAAGCATTTGAAAGCTTCATGAAGTAA
- the ytpR gene encoding YtpR family tRNA-binding protein produces the protein MNIFYNPEGVGDVLFVQLTTERPAAIIAERTNNVTVIKDEKTGNVVAFNLFNATSYFPISAVGQVELTEELGEQLQKALKENDIDLELELDFTPKFVVGYVAEKEKHPNADKLNVCQVEVGEGTLQIVCGAPNVEAGQKVVVAKVGAVMPSGMIIRDAELRGVASSGMICSAKELGLKDAPEEKGILVLEDDRIVGEAFEA, from the coding sequence ATGAATATCTTTTATAATCCAGAAGGTGTTGGCGACGTATTGTTCGTACAACTTACAACAGAAAGACCGGCAGCTATTATAGCTGAAAGAACAAATAATGTAACAGTTATCAAAGACGAAAAGACAGGAAACGTTGTGGCTTTCAATTTATTTAATGCTACAAGTTATTTTCCGATTTCAGCAGTAGGTCAAGTAGAGTTGACAGAAGAGCTTGGCGAACAACTGCAAAAAGCCTTGAAAGAAAATGACATAGACTTAGAGCTTGAATTGGATTTCACTCCTAAATTTGTAGTAGGTTATGTTGCAGAAAAAGAGAAGCATCCAAACGCAGATAAATTAAATGTTTGCCAAGTGGAAGTAGGGGAGGGGACTCTACAGATCGTCTGTGGCGCACCTAACGTAGAAGCGGGACAGAAGGTAGTGGTAGCGAAAGTGGGTGCTGTCATGCCTTCAGGTATGATCATTCGCGATGCTGAACTTCGTGGAGTCGCTTCGTCAGGCATGATCTGTTCTGCTAAAGAATTGGGCTTGAAAGATGCACCTGAAGAAAAAGGTATTCTTGTATTGGAAGATGACCGAATCGTCGGAGAAGCTTTCGAAGCGTAA
- a CDS encoding DUF1444 family protein, whose protein sequence is MEAKDLVEELKNRLPKENFDWQFDRKADKLRIVHHTLHKGIDISLPEILSKYEQKKERAIDEVAYTILETFSAMEQEQAKGFAGENNIFPVIRSTSFPTESSAGETFLTKDHTAETRIFYALDLGNTYRLIDHGMLSDMQMTEQEIQEVAMFKVKTLPTAYKQDIVSDNIFYFINNNDGYDASRILNQPFLKEMEEKTEGHMVVSVPHQDVLIIGDIRNDTGYDVIAQIAMQFFTTGAVPVTSLSFIYEDGKLEPIFIMAKNRLARREKKK, encoded by the coding sequence ATGGAAGCTAAAGATTTGGTAGAAGAGCTGAAGAACCGCTTACCTAAAGAGAACTTTGATTGGCAATTTGATCGCAAGGCAGACAAATTGCGAATTGTCCACCATACTCTTCATAAAGGTATTGATATCTCGTTACCTGAAATTTTATCAAAGTATGAGCAAAAAAAAGAGCGTGCAATCGATGAGGTAGCCTATACCATCCTGGAGACGTTCAGCGCAATGGAGCAAGAACAAGCAAAAGGTTTTGCAGGGGAAAATAATATTTTCCCAGTTATCCGTTCAACTTCATTCCCGACTGAAAGTTCTGCTGGAGAGACTTTCTTGACGAAAGATCATACGGCAGAAACACGGATTTTCTACGCGTTGGATTTAGGAAATACTTACCGCTTGATTGACCACGGTATGCTTTCCGATATGCAGATGACAGAACAGGAAATTCAAGAAGTTGCGATGTTTAAAGTCAAGACGTTACCAACAGCTTATAAGCAGGACATCGTATCTGACAATATCTTCTACTTCATCAATAATAATGATGGTTATGATGCAAGCAGAATATTAAATCAACCCTTTTTGAAGGAAATGGAAGAGAAAACCGAGGGACATATGGTTGTTTCCGTTCCTCACCAAGATGTGTTGATAATCGGTGATATTCGAAACGACACAGGTTATGACGTCATTGCGCAAATCGCTATGCAGTTTTTCACAACAGGTGCCGTTCCTGTTACGTCACTATCTTTCATTTATGAAGATGGTAAACTCGAACCAATTTTCATTATGGCAAAAAACAGATTGGCTAGAAGGGAAAAGAAAAAATGA
- a CDS encoding DUF84 family protein, which produces MEFVLGSENQAKKRAAVRIIEQCLENSSVSSVSVSSGVSAQPMSEEETRQGAINRSVAVANDMYGIGLEGGVHMIADTMYLCNWGALTTPEGKTYTAAGAQIPLPEELAVEVRSGKELGDAVDDYFKKRNVRMSEGAMGMLTAQLVPRDALFEHIMQLLIGQLLYSMSRQS; this is translated from the coding sequence ATGGAATTTGTTCTAGGCTCTGAAAATCAGGCGAAGAAGCGTGCGGCCGTTCGAATCATCGAGCAGTGTTTGGAAAATAGTTCTGTTTCTTCCGTGTCCGTTTCGTCAGGCGTTAGCGCTCAGCCGATGAGCGAAGAGGAAACGCGCCAAGGTGCGATTAATCGATCGGTTGCTGTCGCAAACGATATGTATGGTATTGGCTTGGAAGGCGGTGTCCACATGATTGCGGACACCATGTACCTTTGCAATTGGGGTGCCCTCACTACACCGGAAGGCAAAACGTATACTGCCGCGGGCGCACAAATTCCGTTGCCAGAAGAGCTAGCCGTGGAAGTTCGTAGTGGTAAAGAACTGGGTGACGCGGTGGATGACTATTTTAAAAAGAGAAATGTCCGTATGTCAGAAGGCGCAATGGGAATGTTGACAGCGCAACTTGTACCAAGGGATGCACTTTTTGAACATATTATGCAATTATTAATCGGGCAGCTCTTGTATAGCATGTCACGTCAGAGTTGA